The Trichomycterus rosablanca isolate fTriRos1 chromosome 13, fTriRos1.hap1, whole genome shotgun sequence sequence catgcagtaggtaAACTGGCTGCTCCAAATTGCTCCTCTGTGAGTACACgagaggcaaaaaaaaaattcaaagagTTTTGCAATGTTGTTGATGTATTTTTATAAATCATACAACTTAATATTTAGACACATCCTAATGAAATGTCATGTGTTTCTGTAGGTGAATATTTGGACATTCTAGCAATATCTTGTGATAGTTTTGATGAGGAGACCAACAGAGCAATTGGTCGAACCCAAGGCAAAAAGAGCCACTTGGAAAACTTAAACAAAGTGCGAAACTGGTGCAGAGAGTACAAAGTGGCATTCAAAATTAACTCTGTCATTAACTCCTTTAATGTTGATGAAGACATGACTGACCACATCACTGCCCTTAACCCTGTGCGCTGGAAGGTATGGTTCTTTAATAATAAGTTCATTACAAATGTAATATGGTTGCACACATTTGACACATTTAATAGCTAACTAACTAGGTCTTAATATATGATATGTGGTCATATGTCTCAGGTATTCCAGTGTCTTCTGATTGAGGGTGAGAACAAAGGGGAAAAGAGTCTTCGGAATGCAGAAACATTTCTCATCACTGATCAGGAGTTTCTGGATTTCTTGGACCGACACCAAAGCATCGACTGCCTGGTCCCTGAGTCAAATCAAAAGGTAATATTTGTAAAAACTCTCCAGTTGATTGATAGCCAAGTGTTTACTTTATTCATCTCCACAATTTAGACTTGTTAATGAGTAACAGCATCAAGAATAGCAAAATCAATCATTGCTGCAGTTTGTATGAATTATGAAGCTGATATCATGCTTATTACTCTGttgctttaaaatgtgtttttaattttatgcttattttattttccaGATGAAAGACTCCTACCTGATTCTGGATGAATATGTAAGTATGCAATGTTTGTTTAGTATTCAATGTGCTTTCGCTGCTCTTATTTAGTTAGAGCTGTGCATTAATGCTGGAGTTGTATTAGAATTCAAACCTGAGGGGTAAGATTGAATTACTGTGCTGCTTGAACAGTTACACATGAGCTGTCCATGCAGGGCAGGTAAGTTTATGTTATTGGCGATTCAATTTTAACCTAGTACTGTCACAACACTACCTTCAGTGTTGTCATGTGGGTATCTCATTACATGCCCAAAGTAACATAATGTGTGTTCAGTTAAGTGGACTTAACTTGCTCATTGGTCATCATCTTCCTTCGTGAGATTGTCCTATTTCTGACATCCTTGTTATAGCCTGAATGCATCTTTTGACATATGAATCTGAGAGTGATACTGGCAGGGTGAACCATTACAGTAAGGTCAAAAAGGAAATTCCACACAAAAAGCAAGTACAACCACGCCCATGGGGGACTAGAACTCTGGGTTGATGCACAGTTTTTAAAAACGTCAGGTGTAAGGCACATCCTGCACAACATTGATAGAGATGCTAAGTCAGTCTATTTGATCCCACAGAGCACAAATTACAATGTGTAAAGTACagtatgttttaaaattactttttaaacttttacttttttttttgcagatgcGTTTTCTGGATTGTCGTGAAGGGAGAAAAGACCCATCAAAGTCCATTCTGGATGTTGGTGTAGATGAAGCCATTAAGTTCAGTGGTTTTGAtgagaaaatgttttttaaaagagGGGGCAAATATGTGTGGAGCAAAGCAGATATGAAGCTTGACTGGTGACCTCAACATTATCAGCATGTCCTGTTAACAGTTTgctttaaaagtcatttttaatgcattttaaatgtatccttgtatttaatgcattttattttaatatagttCTGCTCTAAGaggttattatttttgtaattgaaatgtgtttttttattagtagtgaataacagcaacaatattttgtaaatatattcttaaagtgttttaaataaaGCTCTATGTATGATATAAAATGTGTGGCTCGTCTCGCTTGCTAGTCAGTTAATATTTGAAGACATGATTCTTCTGAATGCTCTTCTAAAGTTAATGCGTAAGTAATTTAGGACACTCCTTTTGAGTGTGGGGGCCAAAAGTTGTgttgtgttaaattttttttggaCTAAGGACTGAGATTTTCTTTGGTTCTCTGAATTTTTTCACAATATTTAGAGATGTCCTGCAAACATaccatattatttacattacatttacattttcagcatttagcagatgctttaatacaaagcgacttacagtattgtgacagtttacagtctaagcaatcgagggttaagggccttgctcaagggcccaacagtggcaacggtgggggcttgaaccagcaaccttctgattactgaataCATATGGTAATTCCGATTTAAATAAGTGCTTGAAAAACACCTAAGaccttattttatgatttctttaacaaatgaaaatagtcaacataatgcaaaaactattttatgttaattttaagattacgtctatttatctaaagaaagatTATAATGAAACcatttataaaaaatgaaaaacagctatgcagcatttaaggtaatgaacttttctcctTATAATGACAtgctttctcgttataacgacatactttctcgttataacgacatactttcttgctataatgacatactttctcgttataatgacatactttctcgttacaacgacatactttctcgttataacgtaatactttctcgttataacgaaatactttctcgttataacgaaatactttctcgttataatgacatactttcttgttataatgacatactttcttgttataacgacatactttcttgttataacgacatcctttcttgttataacgacatcctttctttataatgacatactttcttgttataactacatactttcttgttataatgacatactttctcgttataacgacatacttt is a genomic window containing:
- the rsad2 gene encoding S-adenosylmethionine-dependent nucleotide dehydratase RSAD2 isoform X1: MSLSDQVAVVTMLLQVCISNVHCLLSLLVEWIWLVLMRGSSSTQVKTNSKRSKFSGSTQTDAAANSTPTPSSVNYHFTRQCNYKCGFCFHTARTSFVLPIEEAKKGLQLLKDAGMEKINFSGGEPFLHQKGVFLGELVRYCKQELKLPSVSIVSNGSMIRESWFRSYGEYLDILAISCDSFDEETNRAIGRTQGKKSHLENLNKVRNWCREYKVAFKINSVINSFNVDEDMTDHITALNPVRWKVFQCLLIEGENKGEKSLRNAETFLITDQEFLDFLDRHQSIDCLVPESNQKMKDSYLILDEYMRFLDCREGRKDPSKSILDVGVDEAIKFSGFDEKMFFKRGGKYVWSKADMKLDW
- the rsad2 gene encoding S-adenosylmethionine-dependent nucleotide dehydratase RSAD2 isoform X2 — translated: MLLQVCISNVHCLLSLLVEWIWLVLMRGSSSTQVKTNSKRSKFSGSTQTDAAANSTPTPSSVNYHFTRQCNYKCGFCFHTARTSFVLPIEEAKKGLQLLKDAGMEKINFSGGEPFLHQKGVFLGELVRYCKQELKLPSVSIVSNGSMIRESWFRSYGEYLDILAISCDSFDEETNRAIGRTQGKKSHLENLNKVRNWCREYKVAFKINSVINSFNVDEDMTDHITALNPVRWKVFQCLLIEGENKGEKSLRNAETFLITDQEFLDFLDRHQSIDCLVPESNQKMKDSYLILDEYMRFLDCREGRKDPSKSILDVGVDEAIKFSGFDEKMFFKRGGKYVWSKADMKLDW